From Canis lupus familiaris isolate Mischka breed German Shepherd chromosome 16, alternate assembly UU_Cfam_GSD_1.0, whole genome shotgun sequence, one genomic window encodes:
- the LOC119868943 gene encoding putative protein FAM90A24P isoform X4 produces the protein MGHMVARHSQLGPDIPLRPQKGKRPQTAGLALGVPSPEEEDPRVKCRDCGAFGHKASSTRCPIKHWGTTLIPVALGSRRLKENVEPGSQRDPRHQARLLDQAEREKTERRRQEAEQRKALLHRFPRRPREGQKRTWKEDTESCDYVRELPP, from the exons ATGGGACACATGGTGGCCCGTCACTCCCAGCTTGGGCCCGACATTCCCTTGAGACCCCAGAAAGGCAAGAGGCCACAGACAGCAGGACTGGCCCTCGGAGTTCCCAGTCCAGAGGAGGAGGATCCCAGG gtaAAGTGCAGGGACTGTGGGGCCTTTGGACACAAGGCATCAAGCACCAGATGCCCCATAAAACACTGGGGCACGACCCTCATTCCTGTGGCCTTGGGCTCCAGGAGGCTGAAGGAGAATGTGGAGCCGGGGAGTCAGCGGGACCCAAGACACCAGGCTAGGCTGTTGGaccaggctgagagggagaagacagagagacGAAG GCAAGAAGCCGAGCAGAGGAAGGCCCTGCTCCACAGGTTCCCCAGGAGACCCCGGGAGGGGCAGAAGCGCACCTGGAAGGAAGACACGGAATCTTGTGACTATGTGAGG GAGCTCCCACCATGA